TAAATTTTAGTCTATTTTCCTaccttttcaaaatgaaattttaaatttacacatgaaaaaaatattagggtcaaaatttttggattaagtttttatgttaatttttatagtacttaattcaaatttttatatttttattattcaattattaaatagtatatAATTTTACGACATAGAGTACGgataggaaaaaaattgataattaggcttattgaacattataagtaaatatttaaaactaatgatgggtgcaaagagtggtataaattaataacttagtttgcaaaaataaatttaaatgagtttacaaaaagttaaaataaataggttataaatgggtaattgggttacccaattcattttttgacttactcatttatacccatctaattaaatgaatataaatgggttgattcacttatacccattacccattttatccAACCGAAACCtgcccaagtcacccattttgacacctctagtttCAGGTAGGgacaagagagaaagaaaggtaACATTGGAGATCATAATGCCAAATAGCTCTAACTATTGTTAGCCAAATCGTTTGATTTATTGGATTCTTTAATTCATTTAGTTAATCAAATTGTTGCTTACCATTCATGAGGCAACCAGTTAAAACTCTTGATCCCTGACTGCTAAGATCAGGCTAATCACGGCTTTAATTTTCAAACATTGGTTTAAGTTAGGgatgagagagaaagaaaggtcGAAAGGCAGTTTGTGTATTTAATTTGCATGTAGGTCATAATGTCAAATAGCTCGAACCATTATTAGCCAAATAGCTCAAGTTATAGTATTCAATTTAGTTAATCAAATTGTTGCCCACACCTACTGAGCAACTAGTTGAAACTCTTAATCTCTAACTCCTAAGTTCGGTCGAATAATAGTTCAAATTTTGAAACACTAGTTTAGGATAGAGATTTAGAAAGAAGGCGACAAGGTGATTTGTATTTTTAATGTGGATGTAGATCATAAGGCCGAGCTATTCAGAAAATCCGAGAATATAGATTATCATTCTGCCAACCTAAAAATTCAGGCAAATCTTCAACTTCGAATGCATGAATGCATTCCTGAATAAAATGATCTTTTGActaatgaatatatatatatatatatatatatatatatatatatatagtctcCAGGGTCATTTACCTCCAAGTTTAAGTAAGTTCATTTCTTATTTCACATTATACTTCATCTTATAATGAATATTATCTTTGTTTTATAATGTTCTTGTATTGGTTCTcattctattggtaaatatatAGACCTACCCCTCAATTTGTCAAAACATCAAAGACTTTCTCTCCACTTTAAAAAATCAATTGAGGTACCCAATGCTCTGTATCACAAATATATTCATGTACAACTCACTacagttggaaaaaaaaaattgatcgcACAGTAAACAAATCAAGTTTAACTATAAGATTAAATTTGTTTAGTAATCAAGTGGAACTCGAATTTGCCTGTGAATAGATCTAATATATTAGTAAACATATGCATTtgatacacacacatacatgcatatatatgtgtgtgtgtgtgtgtgtgtgtgtctgttgagatatgccaacttttcctacagattttatcagattgggtttgatatcaaaataatttagttattagaaaataaggatatttgttaaccaaagattatgttggtttgttaacaaatatattagctaagatttgctagtagtagaagattatattttgttgagatttttagaATAATTGTTAGTTGGATATTTTGCTAGTTTGTTTCATGTAACCACTATAAATAATGAGTTGATGAATAtagaacacaagctcattttctACCATCAATACAAGTTtcttataagttttttttttttttttttgcaacactaAAGTGTTGTTTCTTAGTTTATACCCCAAAAAACCAACAAAGTGGTATCAAAGCCTAAATCTTAAGGGACTGTTTCTTTGAGAGTGAGTGAATTTGGTGAAAATTCCTTTTTCACACTTAAGCCCTCAACATCAAAATGCCAGGAAACAATTTCTTGTCAAATCCTCCAAGTTTCACTAGTGAAAATTACCAAATCTGGGCCGTCAAAATGAAGTCCTATTTGGATGCTAATGATCTTTGGGATGTGGTAGAGGCAGATCCTGATCCTGAATTGCCGGAAGATCCAACTATTGCAGAGATGAGAGCCCATAGAGATGCAGTCAAAAGGAGATCAAAAGCCATGACTTGCATTCATTCAGCAGTTTCCGATGCAGTATTCACAAAAATTATCACTTGTGAAACTGCAAAAGAAGCTTGGGATGCTCTCAAAGTGGCTTTTCAAGGCAATAACAGAACAAGACAGATGCAAGTTTTGAACCTTAGGAGAGAATTTGAACTCCTTAGGATGAAAGACAAAGAAAACATTAAAGAGTATTCTAACAGACTCTTAAATATTGTGAACAAAATCAGATTGATTGGAGAACAACTTCCAGATAGCAGAGTTGTGGAGAAAGTCTTGGTGAGTTTATCAGAAAGGTTTGAagccaaaattttctcttttgaaaaTTCAAGAGATCTCTCTCGGATGACCTTGTCAGAATTGATCAATGCTTTAGAGGCATAAGAACAAAGACGAGCCATAAGAACTAAATGAGTCATTGAAGGTGCTTTTCGAGCAATAAATGAGGATCAAATTCGACAAGGTGATAGAAATGACCAAGAGAAAAATAGTCAagatgagaagaaaaatggcaaAAATCCTCCGTGTTCACACTGTAAGAAAACCTCACATCTTTCAatatattgttggttttgaCCTAACATTCAATGTAGGGTTTTTAAGCAAATGGGACATATGGAGAGAGTTtgcaaaaataaaggaaaaagaaaacatcaCGCTCAGATGGTTGATGAACAAGATGAGGAGCAACTTTTCATGGCCACATGTTTTGCAAGCAATAATTCCAATACTAAAACTTGGCTAATAGACAGTGGTTGCACTCATCACATGGCATATGATGAATCTATATTTAGGAAACTTGATAAATCGCAAATCTCCAAAGTCAGAATTGGAAATGGAGATTATATTGAGGTGAAAGGCAAAAGTAATGTTGCTATTAATTATAGTTCAGGTACCAAAATTATTTCTAATGTTTTGTATGTAcctaaaattaatcaaaatctaTTAAGTGTTGGACAGTTATTAGAGAAGAATTATTCTGTCATCTTCAAAAATAGGACCTGTGTTATACATGATCCAGTTGGAAATGAGCTTTTCTCAGTGAAAATGAGAGGCAAAAATTTTGCTTTGAATTTGTCAGAAATTGACAATTCTAAGATGCAGTATGGTGAACCAAAAAATTCAGATGTTGCTAAAATTCAGGATGAGATCACTGATGAGGCAATTGAAGGAGGTTACATCGTGAAAATTCATGAAATGCTACCCAAGGATGATGGTGGTGACATAGCTGATAAAAGGCCATACAAAAATTTGAAGGATTGTTTTATGTCTctcatagcaatcatttttTGTATTGTGAATTTCTTCTTCAGGTTCATCTATTACGTATGGGAATTCCAAAGAAGTTGAATACATCGGAAAATTTGGTATTGATTTTGAAGTTTGGCTCAAGAAACATTGCAAGACTGATGGCCAGATTGCAGACATTTTTATGAAAGCCTTGTCCAAAACAAGGTTCAAAGATTTGAGAAGACAATTGAAAATCTGCAGCAAAAGTGGTAAGGAGGAGTGTTGAGATATACCAACTTttcctacagattttatcagatTGGGTTTGATATCAAACTAATTTAGTTATTAGAAAATAAGGATATTTGTTAACCAAAGATCATGTTGGTTTGTTAACAAATATATTAGCTAAGATTTGCTAGTAGTAGAAGATtatattttgttgagatttttaggATACTTGTTAGTTGGATATTTTGCtagtttgtttcatgtaatcactataaatagtgAGTTGATGAATGTAAAACACAAGTTTATTTTCTACCTTTAATACAAGTctcttataaatttttttttgcaacattaaggtgttatttcttaGTTTATGCCCCAAAAAACCAACAATATCCATCTATCCTATGCatatatatgctacaaaaaATTAGATCCTCAAACCTCTGATTCTCTAGCCGCCGCTCAAACCTCAAAAGCCCTTTGTTGTCATCCTGTGGCTTAGTCTTCCACTCAAGTACATTCACATCCCCACGCCTCAAAACCCTCATTCTCATCCTCAAAACCTTTCTGCTCTCTTAAACTCCCTTAGATCCTTGCACCGCAGGTAGGTGGATGTTTACCCTTTTTTCCTACTCATTGTTCTTAACATCCCAATCTTTAGCCTTTATTTTCTTGTTATCTCTATCGTGCATATGGAGGCAACAAGGccagattttttttatttgcccTCCCCCCCCCCACCCAAAACAAAACCCTTCCATTCTTATAAGTCTCCTAACTATCACTCttaaattttcttcaaattagtTCAGTCCTttattcttcaaaaaaaaaaaaaaaagtttagccTTTTTAAACTTTAAAGAGCCAAATACTCTTACAATGTTAACCAATTGAGTTCGAACAATCCCTTGTGCTCGTTTAATAATCAATAAACTCTAACCTTCGTTTGCATAACACTCGAACTGAACATACTATACGATGTGTTATTAAAGCAAACTTATATAACTGGCAACActcacaaaacacaaaaaacatgTAAACTAGAAAGCATGCCATGAGGATATTCGTGtccaaggaaagaaaataagtaaataaagaaCACAAACACTAGTTACAACATACATTGAACCCATGTTCCGAGTTAAAGGGCTAACATTTACTCtgataaagcaagtaaaaacTACATGCGCCTGTGTCCCTTAAAGGGCTCACATTGATCGTCTAATAGCAAGTAATAGGTACATCAAGCCTTGGTCTCAAAGGGCTCACATCCTGCCATGATAGCAAGTGAACATACGAGGCTAACTCCAACTGTGGGGatcaaaagaaaatgcagcGAAAACTTTAAGCAAATAATTCAAGATAACTAAATCAATCACATAttcattgtcgcgccccattttttgaaataaaagagaAATGGTGTTTACAAATGAACAGTAATTGAGTTGAAATTAACAagaatttggtgtctacattcaTATCAATCAGAAGGTAATCAACACGTTGAATCAGTCTTACAGGCCAAGTAATTACCATATTCCAAGGATACAAGGTTTCAGGTATGGTCACCGAGCCTAGGATTGGGCTAGAAAAGGCCTAGAATATCAAAGAAAGTCTAAACTTGCATCGCATCGAAGAGGATTGGATAAGGAAACTCTGTTTTCACTATTTCCTGCGTCTGACTCATTATTGTCTTGTATATCAAGATTGAAAGTCTGAGCGACACCAAGCGTAAAAAAATGAGACAAGGaagggaagaaaagagaaaggaaaaggcCATCTGAAAACTACACATACATGGTTAACAAAACTGTGAACTACATATCGCGTCGAAAACTAAATATCCCTGTTGCTCTTTCTCCCCATTCAAAAACATAAATGCATACACACATATGATTATAGACGTAAACTTAGCTTTGGAAATGTACGGAAGAAGGTATATGCAATGACTGAATAAGGGTGAATTGGACAAGGAGGGTTGGCAATGAGAAGATAGTTACGAGGCGGTTAATACAATGGCAGTTGGGCAAATTCTGTTAGTTGCTGCAACTGGTAAATTTAGTTTAGGAGCAGTTACTTACCCAACTCAGGCATGTACGGGAATAGGCAATTGGTGATTTGTTGCAATTTCTCATTTCTCCCATCAATTCAACCAGTACAATTCTCCCTAATTTCTTTCTGATCCTTTCTCTTATTCCTTTCTTTCCCTtctctttccttcttcttttctggttctggttctttACTTAGATCATTACAATATAGCTATATAGCGTTGTAGCCATTGTTTAACGTTGGCAGAACAGTATAGAAGCAGCAGTAGCTTTCTTAGTTGACAATGcctttttacccaaaaaaaatgctTTCCTTAAATCCCTTGCTGCTGTATAAAAATATCTACTTATTTGTCCAGAGTTAACTAGTGAAAAATAAGATAACACAGAATTTTGACACAAGCAAAATCACCCGAAGTATGACATAAGCAATATATTTCTTCCCATTTTTTCTGTTCCTCATAAACAAACGAAACTATCTCAATAACTAAATAGCTTCCCCTGAAGAAAATCACCTGAAATAATGTAACCAGCTTAACTCAGCACAAAATCATCTGATAATATGCAACCCCAAGTTCTAAGAATATACATTCAAATACAAACCACAAATAACAGTTTTCCTTTTAGACCAATAAAGGTAAAAGAGACTACATATCTCAAAACTCCTATATTGCCCCATGAAGATTGCAAGTTACAGAGAACACCATATCTTTGAAGACCTGTTTAAATTGATCCCCTACCCTCTTTTCGGATATAATTGACAAAAGCACCTGAAAGACCACTGGGCTATAACAAAAGAACCGCAGCGTAAAAGGGCAATTGAGATATTAAATGACAACATCAGGCATCCAATTCAAGCTAAATTTTCAGCAAAATATCAAATTCCATTTGTTCTGTAAtacaaaatgaagaaaacaacAGGTTCACCGTCGAGTACACAATAGTGTAGCACAGTTAGTCAACTTCAAGGGCACAATATATCAGCAACTGTCATAAAATCCTAAAGAATCGATCGATACATCATTTTCACCGCTCGATAGATGATTTGATAAGCCACATGGATGGGCAATCACTACAAGGCATCTAAATAATTTCacatattcttttttattttacccTTTTACTAAATAATTCCACATATTCAAGTAGAAGATAATCCATGAGGAAAAGCAAACTACCAAAAGGCATTGGTTTCTGATATTTCCACCATCTACCAGCACGGAAGGGTATATTTTAAGGAAGATTGTTTGGAGGGGAAGACAGAAAACAATGTGAAAGTAGCTTCATTCTTCTAAGGAGCAAGTATTGAATATCATAGTTTTCACATGTTATAGACAACTGAAAAAGTTCAATCACCAATAACTACACTCTTCAACAGTAAGCATACAACATAAACATGAGATCAACATTAACAACTCTCCTAATGCTTGTTTAAACTATTTGGCAGGATAAGGCCACCACTGTTTAGTGTCATCTGTCCTCAAGTATCAATGCACAAAATCTTATTGCTATTACATTGTCCTATCAACTAAAACTAGCTACAGATAAATGATGCTTACAAAATGCCTCTGTAAAAAAGAACCGGTAGATGGATTCCAGGGTTGCAATGCTACATCATGCAGTTAGATACAAAAAAGAATGAATCTACCCTTAGAAATCAGGTACCAGCATCCACAAACTGTTCTAGCTGTTGTTGTAGGCGAAAACTGGAAGAACAGGATTTAACTTCCTTCCTTTTTGTTCCCAATATATTATCATGATCTGTATTCTCAATCTTCATCCACGAATGTAATTGTTCAATAAAAATGCATAACTCATCAGATAACGGATCATGTTTATCTCCTGCAACAAACCTGTATGCCCTATTGTTCACATGAACCAAACTGTACCCAGCGAGTACCTTGGCCCCACTTTTCTTGCCCAACAATCTCATATTGGCAGCATCAGACCATAAACCACCAGACGCATACATGTTAGATGCCAGCAAATATCCAGCACTACTAGATGGCTCCAATTCAAGAATATGAGCTAAAGCACCAGCCCCAACCTCCCTATTACCAGAGTTCCTACAACCGCTCAAGATTGCACTCCATGCACTAGCGCTAGGCTTTACTGTACAAGgtattttgttgataaaatcCATTGCACTATCAAACTTTCCAGATCGAGCCAACAAGTCCACAAGACACGAATAATGTTCCACCCCAATTTCAACACCATATTCTTGTATCACATTCTCAAAGACAGACAAGCCCTCATCAACCAATCCCCCATGGCTACATGCAGATAACAGAGAAAGGCTTGTTACTAAGTTGGGCTTGAGACCCTGAGATTCCATTTTGGCATGTAAAGCTAAAGCATCACGAGGAAGGCCATTCATACCATATGCTGCAATCATAGCACCCCATGACACAATGTTTTTTTGGGGCATGTATTCAAAAGCTTTTCTTGAAGCCTGTATCGCCCCACATTTGGAATACATATCCAAAACAGCAGTTCCAACTGCAACCTCAAAAGCTAAGCCATGTCGAATAGCAATACCATGAGCAGACTTTGATATGTTCAGATCTGCAAAAAGAGAGCAGGCTTCAATAAGATTCAACATGGTAACTGTGTTAAGATTTTCTTCAATCAGCTTCATCTCTCGGAAAAGAGCAATTGCTTCACCAGGCATGTCCCAGTAAGTGAATGCTGCAATCATTGTGCTCCAAGTGACCGCATCTCGGTGCTTCATCTGACTAAACTGCTTCCATGCAAGACTAATGCAATTGCATTTTGCATATGTATCAATTAAAGAATTTTTGACCAACTCATTTGATTCATAACCTTGTCTAAGTACTTTGGAATGAATCAACTTGCATTGATATGGTAACATAAgatatttgcatacttgaagcAGATTGACAAGGGTTACTTCATCAGCTTCAACTCCTGCCCTTCTCATTGAATCAAATAACAACAGGGCTTCAGAATGCTTCTCACTTTGAACATATCCAGATAGTAGAGAATTCCATGATACCACATTCTTTTGACTCATCTCGCTGAAGGCTTTAAAAGCAGATTCAACATCATCACACTTGGAATAGAAATCAACCAACGAGTTTCCTACAAACAAGTCACATTTCAGGCCTCTCGAAATCGCAAAGCCGTGGACCAAATTTCCCATTTCAATGTTCTGTAAATTGGTGCATGCTTTGAGTATAGTTACAGTTATAGGCCCATCCACTTCAATGTGAAACTCAGATACCATTTGCCGGAACAACTCTAAAGCAACTCTGGCTTCACTGTTTTGCACATACCAGCCAATTATTACGCTCCAAGAGATTACATCTCTATGATGCATTTCATTGAAGAGCTTCCGAGCAAACTCCATCCTGATGTCTGCATACATACATAAAAGGGAGTTCTGAACTGAAGAGATGGCCAAAAACCCACTACGAATAATATACCCATGAAGTATTTGCCCATCATCAAACAACTGGCGCTCACGACATGCACAAATCACAAGCACCAAAGTGGATATGTTAGGTTTGAATCCTGTAATTTTGGCCTGGAAAAACAAGCCTAACCCCTGCTCAAAAGCACATTGATCAAGGTGTCCATGAATGATTATGTTCCAAGAAACTGAATCTCTGTTCCTCATGCAATCAAAAACATCATTTGCACAACCCAGGGTTCCAGATTTCACGTAAAAGTCAATAATAGAATTGCCCAAGGAAGTGAATGAATCAAGTCCCTGTTTAAGCAAAGATGCATGAATGGACTTGCCATAATCAAAAGATATGGCAGAACATGCTTTGAGAATGGGAGGGAAGACAGAAGGATCAGTCAATTGAACTCCCGCCTCCCTCAATTCACAGTGACAGGAAAGAACCTCTTGCCATCTCCCAGTAGCTGCTAAGTTCTTGATCTTTGAAAAACAGCTGGGGAGTCTTGAAACTGATGAAATGCTTGGCAAGCGCACAGCCATGAATCACTTGCATTATAAGGGCTGCAGGCTCAATAGCTAAAAGATTCAATAGAAAAGTAACTCTACTCCTTCCAGCCAATAGCAAAACATCACAAATCTACGGTAGCATTGGACCTCATAAGTCCTTGCTTTCCACAATGAAACAACCGATATGTGCATTCTTGGTGACCTCCTGAAACGCAATTTGGCATCCTTTATTTGCAAATGTTACAGCTTCCAGAAATGGCTACACTAAATCCAGATtcagacacaaaaaaaaataagaagatagTTAACAGCATATAACAAGGGCCCTACAAGTTGTCAACACCATAAAAAGCCCAGcagatattaaaaaaaattcataaattgcttgtGAAATACATGAAACTTAGAAGAAATccattaaggaaaacaaaaatcataaaaatccaAACGAAATCACAAGACAATTTCCTTTCTGTTTTTGCTCTTTCCCCCCTGTTTTGTGTACATTTCCTACAAACCAAGCCCACTAAGGCATGACCTTTGGACATTTCCTACAAATACAGAACTAATCACATTGAAAAAAACAACCCCCTTAATCTAAAGGACAATTTTTGCAGTATATAACTTCCCAAATTCCACTACCAATATACAataccgaaaaaaaaaatccaatgaaacaaaatacaaagaaaaagaataaaccCAATGAAAATTTTGGCATAAACAATTACAAAGAGAACCCAGTTTCACACTACTCTGCTTCTGTTAccagagagaaggaaaaaaacccAATAGAGATAGTTATCCAGCAGCTATCATTCACTTCAGTTCTCTActttacaagaaaaaaaaagtcgtTTTTCTCGGACCACACAAACAAACCATATGAAGTTGAGaaggaaacaaagaaaacaatgaAATTTTGCTAGAGGGGTTTTACCGGCGACGGAGGCCTCTTCCTGGGAAAGGGTCGCAGTAACTCAGAAGAAAGAGCGCCGGCAGTGGCTGTTATAAGAAGCGGCTAGTAATCCCACTTTGAAATTACGATGATTActtttgttattgttattattattgttattgttattgttattattttgggtGACGGTACTGAGGTTGAAGGTTTTCTATTGAAATGGGCTTTCTGGATAAGAAATTCATGAGGAAAATTTTGAAGCACTTGGTGACATTGgggaatttcttttcttttcaaatactCAAAATCAAGTTTTTTACTATGAAGTGGTCTgtcaattttgataaaaataagttGTGTCTATGTTTAGTACTAGGTAGTCTGGCTAATTCCTTAGCTTAGATTATGgatgaaaaaaaatgcacaaatatTATTTGATACGCAATTTCCTTCCCTTGCTTACAAAtgtgagaatttttttttttttttttttttaatgttgctTGCTGCCGGCCTAACAGCAACGGAGGTGTTTggataataaattatttgaaattattttttaaaaaataatactatagcaattTTTTCGtatgatatatgtaaaataaaaaaattatttaaaaatatatttataatgtaaataaataaatttatgcaAATATCCCTACTCAACAAAAATAACCAAGCTCAATGCAAGCATAAAGAAACCTATATCAATCAACAATACGtaacttcaaaaaaaatcaacaatacCTAACTATTTCATTGCTACTAGCCATATTTACAAGAACTTACGTTATAAGGGAAGGAATGTAAGAACAAGTTTCCAAGTTATGCCAATGAAACGCTACAACAACTTAAAAATATGCTCTCTCCTATCCTATGAATATGCCTGACTAATACAAGACATAAATGGAATCTGATCCAGTTCAAAGAGGACAACAATGCAGAGACGACCCAACTGGTGGAACTCAGGAAAGTCAACCCCTTCTGTTTAACCGAATAGGGATGGAATTATACCACGAAATGGGTAATAGCTGCAAGAAGCTCTACCCAAGGCTAGATTAAAATTAACCATGCCACTGCAAGGCAAAAATGGAGCACCACAGTAGCAATAATGGCCAGAGGTTCCCAAATTTAGCCACAAACACTTCTATGTGTGCCAAAGCTGCTGCACAGCTACTGCGTTCTGCCAAAATATCCCCAATTGGTTTCAGTGAAAGAACTAATGGGAATTCTGCTTTATGTCTACTGTCCCAACATTACACAGATTTCGCTGTATTTCTGTGCTGGCTTTCTATTGCAAATGTTTCCCCAAACGATCTAGCTTAGTGCACCATCAGCTGGACActctcttcctttctctttGCTTATTTTCAGAGCAGTagaataaaatcacatatcGTGTCATTTGCTTTGTTCATCCTCATATCCAGATGCCTTCCCTGTTCTACCGATTAAAAATGGCTCTGGAAAAGAGTCACTGCTATGGATTTCAAGACCTTGATATGATCGAGCTGCAAAAAACTCAGCTCCAGATTTAGCATCTCTTCTTGACAACAGCTCAGAGTCCTTGTTTTGGAGCAGCAAAGCCTTCTCTGTGACATTTACCAGGGAAAGAACTGCATCCTTATCCTCCTTCCCCTCTGATAGGACCAAAAATTCAAAGGGACCATTAAATGAGCACAGCCAAGAAAGAAGCGAGACATTTCAAATTAACAGTCACCAGAATAAAGCTACATTTGTCCATTGACTGATcaaatgaggaaaaaaaaaatctggtttCCAGAATAAACATATCAGCTCAACTTTATAGGAACGACTTATCATATTATGAACCATTACATGACTTTAAGTTATGAACAGTCACACAAAGAGGGCTAATAGACTAATTCGATC
The genomic region above belongs to Coffea arabica cultivar ET-39 chromosome 7c, Coffea Arabica ET-39 HiFi, whole genome shotgun sequence and contains:
- the LOC113698123 gene encoding pentatricopeptide repeat-containing protein At2g17210-like translates to MAVRLPSISSVSRLPSCFSKIKNLAATGRWQEVLSCHCELREAGVQLTDPSVFPPILKACSAISFDYGKSIHASLLKQGLDSFTSLGNSIIDFYVKSGTLGCANDVFDCMRNRDSVSWNIIIHGHLDQCAFEQGLGLFFQAKITGFKPNISTLVLVICACRERQLFDDGQILHGYIIRSGFLAISSVQNSLLCMYADIRMEFARKLFNEMHHRDVISWSVIIGWYVQNSEARVALELFRQMVSEFHIEVDGPITVTILKACTNLQNIEMGNLVHGFAISRGLKCDLFVGNSLVDFYSKCDDVESAFKAFSEMSQKNVVSWNSLLSGYVQSEKHSEALLLFDSMRRAGVEADEVTLVNLLQVCKYLMLPYQCKLIHSKVLRQGYESNELVKNSLIDTYAKCNCISLAWKQFSQMKHRDAVTWSTMIAAFTYWDMPGEAIALFREMKLIEENLNTVTMLNLIEACSLFADLNISKSAHGIAIRHGLAFEVAVGTAVLDMYSKCGAIQASRKAFEYMPQKNIVSWGAMIAAYGMNGLPRDALALHAKMESQGLKPNLVTSLSLLSACSHGGLVDEGLSVFENVIQEYGVEIGVEHYSCLVDLLARSGKFDSAMDFINKIPCTVKPSASAWSAILSGCRNSGNREVGAGALAHILELEPSSSAGYLLASNMYASGGLWSDAANMRLLGKKSGAKVLAGYSLVHVNNRAYRFVAGDKHDPLSDELCIFIEQLHSWMKIENTDHDNILGTKRKEVKSCSSSFRLQQQLEQFVDAGT